The Thiomonas sp. FB-Cd genome includes a window with the following:
- a CDS encoding NAD(P)/FAD-dependent oxidoreductase translates to MDSPSVSSSLPRVVIVGGGAGGLELATRLGNTLGRHGRAEITLIERGRSHLWKPLLHQAAAGTLDIDDNELNYLAQSTWHHFKYRLGAMEGLDRAGRRVLVAPTLDDDGREIVPRRSFDYDILVIAVGSQNNDFGTPGAAEYAIALDTPEDARRFHKRLVNACIAANTQDGPLRPEQLKVVAIGAGATGVELVAELHNSTRVLAAYGLDRIDPERDVRLSLVEAAPRILPALSERLSAAAAAELAKLGVQMHTGKRVTAVTATGVHTADGDFLPAELVVWAAGVKAPDFLRDIDGLETNRTNQLIVLPTLQTTHDARIFAMGDCAACPWEGHAGNVPPRAQAAHQQASLLVHQVPRLLAGKPLHAFRYRDFGSLVSLGEHSTVGSLMGGLSKGSMFIEGHFARFIYWLLYRMHLHALHGFWKTVFLTLARIISRTTEPRIKLH, encoded by the coding sequence ATGGACTCGCCATCTGTCTCCTCTTCGCTGCCTCGCGTCGTCATCGTTGGTGGCGGCGCGGGCGGGCTCGAACTCGCCACACGTTTGGGTAACACCCTGGGCCGGCACGGCCGTGCCGAAATTACGCTCATCGAGCGAGGACGCAGCCATCTTTGGAAGCCTCTGCTGCACCAGGCAGCCGCCGGAACACTGGACATTGACGACAACGAACTGAACTACCTTGCGCAGTCCACCTGGCATCATTTCAAGTACCGTCTGGGCGCAATGGAAGGCCTGGACCGGGCGGGCCGGCGCGTGTTGGTTGCACCGACCCTGGACGATGACGGACGCGAGATTGTGCCCCGGCGCAGCTTCGACTACGACATTCTGGTCATCGCTGTGGGAAGCCAGAACAATGACTTTGGCACCCCTGGCGCCGCGGAATACGCCATCGCACTCGACACACCGGAAGACGCACGACGGTTTCACAAGCGCCTCGTCAATGCCTGCATTGCGGCGAACACGCAGGATGGTCCGCTACGCCCGGAGCAGCTCAAAGTGGTCGCCATCGGCGCGGGCGCCACTGGCGTAGAACTGGTAGCCGAGCTCCACAATTCCACCCGGGTACTGGCCGCCTACGGGTTGGACCGCATCGATCCAGAGCGCGATGTCCGGCTGAGCCTGGTGGAGGCTGCCCCGCGTATCCTTCCGGCCTTGTCCGAGCGCCTGTCTGCGGCGGCGGCAGCTGAGCTTGCCAAGCTCGGGGTACAAATGCACACGGGCAAGCGCGTCACCGCAGTCACGGCAACCGGCGTGCACACGGCCGATGGAGACTTTCTGCCCGCCGAGCTGGTGGTATGGGCCGCGGGCGTCAAAGCCCCTGACTTCTTGCGCGATATCGATGGCCTGGAAACCAACCGCACCAACCAACTCATCGTATTGCCCACTTTGCAGACGACGCATGATGCCCGGATCTTTGCCATGGGCGACTGTGCAGCCTGCCCTTGGGAAGGGCATGCTGGCAACGTGCCCCCAAGAGCGCAGGCGGCGCACCAGCAGGCAAGTCTTCTCGTGCACCAGGTGCCTCGCCTATTAGCCGGCAAACCATTGCACGCTTTTCGTTACCGGGACTTTGGTTCGCTGGTTTCACTGGGCGAGCACAGCACTGTTGGAAGCCTCATGGGTGGATTGTCCAAGGGCAGCATGTTCATTGAAGGCCACTTTGCCCGGTTCATCTACTGGTTGCTCTACCGCATGCATTTGCATGCGCTCCATGGTTTCTGGAAGACGGTGTTTCTCACACTTGCGCGCATCATTTCGCGCACGACTGAGCCCAGGATCAAGTTG